The following proteins come from a genomic window of Rutidosis leptorrhynchoides isolate AG116_Rl617_1_P2 chromosome 10, CSIRO_AGI_Rlap_v1, whole genome shotgun sequence:
- the LOC139870193 gene encoding uncharacterized protein yields MNFKTPLDKQDTWNWKFATKQGHFSSRAFMNHLNEIVASNLPSPDPTLVNPLLPQKIGIFIWRAKLNKLPVRTELDKRGIDLHSTRCPICDNDLETLHHSLISCKHSADIWDRIRKWWNLNNLYISSLNDLSKCSNPSFNSSTGLAIWQAVVWTSSYLIWKNRNDLVFGNNKQSCPKIVSDIQSKSYEWINCRWKKGKLEWLQWITNPKSFDANPTVKAGID; encoded by the coding sequence ATGAACTTCAAGACCCCTCTTGATAAACAAGACACATGGAATTGGAAATTTGCAACTAAACAAGGTCACTTTTCTTCACGTGCTTTCATGAACCACCTTAATGAAATTGTCGCCTCAAACTTACCTTCGCCTGATCCCACCCTCGTCAACCCCCTGTTACCCCAAAAAATTGGCATATTTATTTGGCGTGCAAAACTAAATAAACTCCCCGTACGTACCGAATTAGACAAGCGGGGTATTGATCTCCACTCAACGAGATGCCCAATTTGTGACAACGATTTGGAAACTCTTCATCACTCCCTTATTTCGTGTAAACACTCTGCCGACATTTGGGATAGAATACGTAAATGGTGGAACCTAAATAACTTATATATCTCAAGCCTTAATGACCTTTCAAAATGCTCTAACCCATCTTTCAACTCGTCCACTGGTTTGGCAATATGGCAAGCGGTAGTGTGGACCTCGAGCTATTTAATATGGAAAAATCGTAATGATTTAGTTTTCGGGAATAATAAACAAAGCTGCCCAAAGATCGTCTCTGACATCCAATCAAAAAGCTATGAGTGGATCAATTGCCGCTGGAAAAAGGGTAAACTAGAGTGGCTTCAATGGATCACCAATCCGAAATCTTTCGATGCTAACCCCACTGTAAAAGCAGGTATCGACTAA
- the LOC139871776 gene encoding uncharacterized protein, producing the protein MGCVSSKHIKKDIKKDILLNSGSTYAHHVVSLTSSTYGALKLDKDHQSPPSVAKSEQKNSPPRRSVHGPTEIINAIDLMKDLEDESQVPVSIPEKKNPKLRKGLAEIDVKTPMKFAGKENKKSGLNNLGFSPKISIVKASTLPPNLRISKRVSGSESPVESGSNTGRRRNLGPLFDPSVKRKVREKEEIKKMILGTPKSQKSRNLIESQSIESQLILDSFEKKCPRGGENDVVIYTTTLRGIRKTFEDCNIVRGIIESHNVRMIERDVSMDSGFKEELRMLMGKKEVKVPVVLVKGRLIGGSDEIMKLEEEGKLGILLDGIPAVAAKGCKGCGGVRFVMCTVCDGSCKLIGGDGRRSIKCVECNENGLVQCPICC; encoded by the coding sequence ATGGGTTGTGTATCTTCAAAACACATCAAAAAAGATATCAAGAAAGATATTCTTTTAAATAGTGGATCAACATATGCTCATCATGTTGTTTCCTTAACTTCTTCAACTTATGGTGCTCTGAAACTTGATAAAGATCATCAATCGCCACCATCTGTTGCAAAATCGGAGCAAAAGAACTCGCCCCCACGAAGATCGGTTCATGGGCCCACAGAGATTATCAATGCTATTGACCTAATGAAGGATCTTGAAGATGAATCGCAAGTACCCGTTTCGATTCCAGAGAAGAAAAACCCTAAATTGCGAAAAGGGCTTGCGGAAATTGATGTGAAAACGCCTATGAAATTTGCAGGTAAAGAGAATAAGAAATCAGGGTTAAACAATTTAGGGTTTAGTCCTAAGATTAGTATTGTAAAGGCATCAACTTTACCCCCTAATTTGAGGATTTCAAAGAGGGTTAGTGGGAGTGAATCACCTGTTGAATCGGGTTCAAATACGGGTCGAAGGAGGAATCTTGGCCCGTTATTTGACCCGAGTGTGAAAAGAAAGGTTCGAGAGAAAGAAGAAATCAAGAAAATGATCTTGGGAACACCCAAAAGTCAAAAATCAAGAAACTTGATTGAATCACAGTCAATTGAATCACAGTTAATTCTCGATTCTTTCGAGAAAAAATGTCCCCGTGGGGGCGAAAATGACGTGGTGATTTACACCACCACATTGAGGGGAATTCGAAAGACGTTCGAGGATTGTAACATTGTTCGTGGAATCATTGAATCACATAACGTTCGAATGATCGAGCGTGATGTTTCGATGGATTCAGGGTTTAAGGAAGAATTAAGGATGTTAATGGGAAAGAAAGAAGTAAAAGTTCCTGTTGTGTTGGTTAAAGGGAGATTAATTGGTGGATCGGATGAAATAATGAAGTTAGAAGAGGAGGGTAAATTAGGGATTTTACTTGATGGGATTCCGGCAGTGGCGGCTAAGGGTTGCAAAGGCTGTGGCGGGGTACGCTTCGTGATGTGTACGGTGTGCGATGGGAGTTGTAAGTTGATAGGTGGTGATGGGAGGAGGAGCATCAAGTGTGTAGAATGCAATGAAAATGGGTTGGTTCAATGCCCCATTTGCTGTTAA
- the LOC139872033 gene encoding signal recognition particle subunit SRP54, chloroplastic: MEALTSFSSSSIAVASSSSSSRHFSTNFSSKTTSLSFRSNTSTSARELWSIVNSQRIIRVRRSKLGVIRAEMFGQLTSGLESAWNKLKGEEVLTKENIVEPMRDIRRALLEADVSLPVVRRFVQVVSEQAVGVGVIRGVKPDQQLVKIVSDELVKLMGGEVSELTFAKSSPTVILLAGLQGVGKTTVSAKLALYLKKQGKSCMLIAGDVYRPAAIDQLVILGKQVDVPVYTAGTDVKPAEIARQGLQEAKKKNVDVVIMDTAGRLQIDRSMMDELKDVKRTLNPTEVLLVVDAMTGQEAAALVTTFNLEIGITGAILTKLDGDSRGGAALSVKEVSGKPIKLVGRGERMEDLEPFYPDRMAGRILGMGDVLSFVEKAQEVMKQEDAEDLQKKIMSAKFDFNDFLKQTRAVARMGSMSRVLGMIPGMGKVTPAQIREAEKSLQIMEAMIEVMTPEEREQPELLAESPTRRKRIAQESGKTEQQVSQLVAQLFQMRVRMKNLMGAMEGGSVPALSNLEEAMKSEQKAPPGTARRKRRSVSRKQFAGSSGEPGPRGFGGGS; encoded by the exons ATGGAAGCGTTAACATCATTCTCTTCTTCTTCAATTGCcgttgcttcttcttcttcttcttcccgccATTTCTCAACTAACTTCTCCAGTAAAACGACGTCGTTATCATTCCGTTCCAACACTTCAACCTCTGCG AGGGAGCTATGGAGTATTGTGAATTCACAGAGAATAATTAGAGTCAGGCGATCAAAATTGGGAGTGATCAGGGCAGAAATGTTTGGTCAACTCACCAGTGGACTTGAATCAGCTTGGAACAAATTAAAGGGCGAAG AGGTGCTAACAAAGGAGAATATTGTTGAACCCATGAGGGACATTAGGAGAGCTCTTTTAGAAGCAGAC GTTAGTCTTCCTGTTGTAAGAAGGTTTGTTCAAGTTGTCAGTGAACAAGCTGTTGGTGTTGGCGTTATTCGAGGAGTCAAACCTGATCAGCAATTAGTTAAA ATTGTAAGTGATGAACTCGTGAAGTTGATGGGAGGAGAGGTTTCTGAGTTGACTTTTGCAAAATCGAGTCCAACCGTGATATTATTGGCTGGTTTGCAAGGTGTCGGAAAAACAACCGTTAGTGCAAAATTAGCTCTATACCTCAAAAAACAG GGTAAGAGTTGCATGCTGATTGCTGGAGATGTATATAGACCAGCTGCAATCGATCAACTTGTTATTTTGGGTAAACAG GTGGATGTTCCTGTGTATACGGCGGGAACCGATGTGAAACCGGCGGAAATAGCTAGGCAAGGTCTTCAAGAGGCTAAAAAGAAAAATGTAGATGTAGTTATAATGGATACAGCAGGAAGACTTCAG ATAGATAGATCTATGATGGATGAATTGAAAGACGTAAAGCGAACATTAAATCCTACTGAAGTGTTACTTGTTGTGGATGCTATGACTGGTCAAGAGGCTGCAG CCCTGGTGACTACTTTTAATCTTGAAATTGGAATCACTGGAGCCATTTTAACTAAGCTTGATGGGGATTCAAGAGGTGGAGCAGCTCTGAGTGTTAAAgag GTATCGGGTAAGCCGATTAAGCTTGTAGGACGTGGGGAGCGAATGGAGGACCTTGAACCGTTTTATCCGGATCGTATGGCGGGTCGGATCTTGGGTATGGGGGATGTTCTCTCATTTGTGGAGAAGGCACAAGAAGTT ATGAAACAAGAAGATGCTGAAGATTTGCAGAAGAAGATCATGAGTGCGAAATTTGACTTCAATGACTTCTTGAAGCAAACTCGTGCTGTTGCACGTATGGGTTCCATGTCCCGTGTTCTTGGAATGATTCCTGGAATGGGAAAG GTTACTCCAGCACAAATTCGAGAGGCTGAAAAGAGCTTACAAATAATGGAAGCAATGATTGAAGTCATGACCCCAG AGGAAAGGGAGCAGCCTGAATTGCTTGCAGAATCCCCTACCAGGAGAAAACGAATTGCTCAAGAATCTGGAAAGACCGAGCAACAA GTGAGCCAACTTGTGGCTCAGCTATTTCAAATGCGTGTTCGAATGAAGAATTTAATGGGTGCAATGGAAGGTGGATCTGTTCCTGCACTTAGTAACCTTGAAGAAGCAATGAAATCTGAACAAAAG GCTCCTCCAGGTACTGCAAGAAGGAAAAGACGATCAGTATCGAGGAAACAGTTTGCAGGCTCATCCGGAGAGCCAGGTCCTCGTGGTTTTGGCGGTGGCAGTTGA